A region from the Bactrocera dorsalis isolate Fly_Bdor chromosome 1, ASM2337382v1, whole genome shotgun sequence genome encodes:
- the LOC125775591 gene encoding uncharacterized protein LOC125775591, whose product MQNATTDDWDEKDDLPLSELKQIWTTYRTAMGTDNVSFDDYVDIDDGVQTMGFPTDEDILDSVMENLVPSGKDLEEEVSSESEVETTTETIPTFNQAIYLLFCYPDPKKFYFVKRKCSQCSTCVNKCSGTFYREREMVRI is encoded by the exons ATGCAGAATGCTACTACGGATGACTGGGATGAAAAAGATGATCTTCCATTGTCTGAATTGAAACAAATTTGGACCACATATCGAACGGCAATGGGAACCGATAATGTGTCTTTTGATGATTACGTCGATATTGACGATGGTGTGCAAACAATGGGATTCCCAACAGATGAAGACATTTTAGATAGCGTCATGGAAAATCTAGTTCCTTCTGGAAAAG ACTTAGAGGAGGAAGTCTCTAGTGAAAGCGAGGTTGAAACAACAACTGAAACTATACCCACATTTAATCAAGCTATCTATCTGCTATTCTGCTATCCAGACCCTAAGAAATTTTACTTCGTCAAAAGAAAATGTTCCCAATGCAGTACATGCGTCAATAAATGTAGTGGAACATTTTATAGAGAAAGAGAAATGGTccgtatttaa